A part of Astyanax mexicanus isolate ESR-SI-001 chromosome 2, AstMex3_surface, whole genome shotgun sequence genomic DNA contains:
- the dynlt1b gene encoding dynein light chain Tctex-type 1 → MEDYQTGEETAFVVDEVSTIVKEAVEGAIGENSYQQSRVKQWTNNVVEQCLSQLNKLGKPFKYIVTCIIMQKNGAGLQTACSCFWDNTTDGSCTVRWENKSMYCIVSVFGLAI, encoded by the exons ATGGAGGATTACCAAACCGGAGAGGAG ACTGCCTTTGTTGTGGATGAAGTGAGCACTATCGTCAAGGAG GCGGTTGAAGGAGCTATAGGTGAAAACTCGTATCAGCAGAGCCGAGTGAAACAGTGGACGAATAACGTGGTGGAGCAGTGCCTCAGCCAGCTCAACAAACTCGGAAAACCTTTCAAATATAttg TTACCTGTATTATAATGCAGAAGAATGGAGCTGGATTACAAACAGCCTGCTCGTGTTTCTGGGATAACACCACAGACG GCAGCTGTACAGTGAGATGGGAGAATAAATCGATGTACTGCATCGTCAGTGTGTTTGGACTCGCCATTTAA
- the stk38l gene encoding serine/threonine-protein kinase 38-like: protein MAMTGGMAAPLPMSNHTRERVTVAKLTLENFYSTLLTQHEEREMRQKKLEKVMDEEGLLDEEKITRRSQHARKETEFLRLKRTRLGLDDFESLKVIGRGAFGEVRLVQKKDTGHIYAMKILRKADMLEKEQVAHIRAERDILVEADGAWVVKMFYSFQDKRNLYLIMEFLPGGDMMTLLMKKDTLSEEATQFYIAETVLAIDSIHQLGFIHRDIKPDNLLLDSRGHVKLSDFGLCTGLKKAHRTEFYRNLTHNPPSDFSFQNMNSKRKAETWKKNRRQLAYSTVGTPDYIAPEVFMQTGYNKLCDWWSLGVIMYEMLIGYPPFCSETPQETYRKVMNWKETLIFPPEVPISEKAKDLILRYCTDAENRIGAVSVEEIKSHPFFESVDWEHIRERPAAISIEIKSIDDTSNFDDFPESDILQPVTNVTEPSKDWVFLNYTYKRFEGLTQRGTIPTYTKAGKA from the exons GCAGAAGAAACTGGAGAAGGTGATGGATGAGGAAGGTTTACTTGATGAAGAG AAAATCACCAGGCGCTCTCAGCACGCTCGCAAAGAGACCGAGTTCCTGAGGCTGAAGAGAACTCGACTGGGGCTCGATGACTTTGAGTCGCTGAAAGTTATCGGTAGAGGTGCTTTTGGAGAG GTGCGTCTGGTGCAGAAGAAGGACACGGGTCATATCTACGCCATGAAGATCCTGAGAAAAGCAGACATGCTGGAGAAAGAACAG GTGGCACATATCAGGGCTGAGCGGGACATTCTTGTGGAGGCTGATGGAGCATGGGTGGTGAAAATGTTCTACAGTTTTCAAGATAAAAGGAATCTTTATCTGATTATGGAGTTTCTGCCCGGAG GAGACATGATGACTCTGCTGATGAAGAAGGACACGCTCTCAGAGGAAGCTACTCAGTTTTATATAGCGGAGACGGTTCTGGCTATTGACTCCATTCACCAGCTGGGCTTCATCCACCGAGACATTAAACCCGACAACCTGCTGCTCGACTCACGG GGTCATGTGAAACTGTCGGACTTTGGGCTGTGCACCGGTTTAAAGAAGGCCCACCGCACCGAGTTTTACAGAAACCTCACACACAACCCCCCTAGTGACTTCT CTTTTCAGAATATGAACTCcaaaagaaaagcagaaacttGGAAAAAGAACAGACGGCAGCTG GCCTACTCCACTGTCGGCACTCCGGACTACATCGCCCCCGAGGTCTTCATGCAGACGGGATACAATAAACTCTGTGACTGGTGGTCTCTGGGCGTCATCATGTATGAGATGCTAATCG GCTACCCACCCTTCTGCTCCGAGACGCCGCAGGAAACCTACAGGAAAGTCATGAACTGGAAAGAAACTCTGATCTTCCCCCCCGAGGTCCCCATCTCCGAGAAAGCTAAAGACCTGATCCTCAG atattGTACAGATGCGGAGAACAGGATTGGTGCAGTGAGCGTGGAGGAGATAAAGAGTCATCCTTTCTTTGAGTCTGTCGACTGGGAGCACATCAg AGAACGACCTGCTGCGATCTCTATCGAGATTAAAAGCATTGACGACACGTCTAACTTCGATGATTTCCCAGAGTCTGATATTTTACAGCCAG tgaCTAACGTAACAGAACCGTCTAAGGACTGGGTTTTTCTCAACTACACCTACAAGCGTTTTGAGGGGCTGACCCAGAGAGGAACCATCCCCACCTACACCAAAGCCGGCAAAGCCTAA